In Lycium barbarum isolate Lr01 chromosome 9, ASM1917538v2, whole genome shotgun sequence, the DNA window TCTAATTATTTCATTTTATAATCTAATTATTTAATTCCTATATTTGTATTAATATTTGTTTACAAGTtactatttaattttttttaatctttttaaaaaataaaaatagagaaaTAAATAGGAAAAGAAGATAAAGAAaccaaaaaaggaaaacaaaaaataaaggaaattaaaaaaaaaaggataaaaggAGAATAGAAAACTAAACCAAAAAAGGAGGCAGCAGAGaccaggggcggatccacccttaAAGGTGGGAGTGGCATGGCAATCCCTCgattaataaattttttatatacttatgttgtaatttactaaaattaggttaaatatttgatcctgtcACCCCCAAtcgtaaattagacaaaggtgtcacggctggtagacacaagtttgaatctatcttgaataTTTTCCGACTCCTGTTTTTCTTTGcgctttttacttcctttgtaccaataattcccttttcggccctcccaattttctatttatctttttattatttatattgtcattcctcttttctattattttatcaatgatctctagcgagaacacacaaatagaaacttcaaaatcccttaaattaagtatttctcttaatctcaaatctgttagtatttatgaaaaacttggatctcaatgggaattttggattgagatcaagattcatttttttttataatttcttttgtttattactcccttttgtccatgtttacttgtctatatttgacttggaacactcttaataagcaataaataaaatgaaaaatgaattgAAGTACTTAATAAtgagggtaaaataggtataaaatggtaaactATGTCTTGGTTTATCAAACTGTATAatttacaagtaaaagtggacatatatttttagtataatggacaaataaaaatggactgagggagtgtattataaaaatttatgttattctataattgttaaattcaatttaaatcactttactatttaaattgtgatggaaatttcgtaagcacctcttagaaaaaacatgaaatttatgatttatttttgaaaacttttagtttatctaattctacatttacttatgggtagTATTTACCTATTGGAgaatttttctattatttttcttattttgattggtgtaattcccttattgaaaatgttattttacttgtacaaattcattttttaatatacataagagatgcaagtcccttggtgaaaatgttgattttacttctgtGGTTTATGggtgttaatgagtgtgattccttgtttaagatgctaattatgttcctTTCttaatttttgagatgtaatttatATATTTGCAAATAAATAAAAGTCCTATTAAGTTGTCCCGAAtaactaaaaagagatggacccgacTCAAATACAagttcctaacaagatgtacatcGAAGAAAATTATGACACCCGCCatcttcaaatcctagatccgcctctggcaGGGACAGTCCCAACAGAATTCAAAAGGAAAACGCAAAAACTCCACAACTGACGCCGCGGTTCAAGGCATCTGACGAAATGTGTATGCGGGTAAACTTTTAACACGGTATGGGTAGCACACCTAATTAAATTTTAGGGGGTATAACTCGGGTAAATATTTTGTTTTTAATAGGTAGTTTGCATTGTTTTCCCAACAAGAAATTAGAGTTAGTATTCACGAGTACATCCGGGACTACTAAAATAGCAATCGTATACAACAAGAATTATATATTTGATGTTGATTCTTTCACACTTTCATCCTTGTAAAAGAAAGCTGGGAGTTATATGAGCGATAACTTCCATTTATAACTCCATGAGAACCACAACAATCCTTATACGCTTTTGGTCTTGGAATGAGTCAACAGCTAGACTTCACGAAAGTGAAGCATAACATTTTCTCCTTAAGAATAGCTATTTCATAAATGATattgttcttaaaagtttttaagaattatatatattcatttcattATTCGAAGATTAGATAGTGTCTTCTTTTATCTATGATGATACAAACCTTTCTAATATCTTCCCAACTACTCCTATAAAACTAACACACGAATCTATCTAAGGTCAATTCGATATTGTCAAATAAACAGAATAGCGGAGGACTAAAGAAAGTCCTAATTACTGAAATATAAGTTCAACGGATAATAAAAAGTATATCGAAACGGACGAATGGTGAAACGCAATTTCAAGATTTAAAATTGTTACTGGGTTTAGCTTGAGGGTGATTTATTATATGCATTTCATAATATTTTAGAAATGTATACATAAATCGAGCCGAAAGCAATGACGTATTTAGCTTATTTCACAAAATTCACCTTAGATTCACATCTGACTGTAATCTAGAAATAACTTTTAGGGATAAGGAAAAGCTCATTTTTCTTATGCATGGTAATTCCAGGCCTAACATTTGTGTCAATATCCTCTTTTTTCATCCCACGAGGTAACTCCCAATCAAATGCGTAAAGAAGATTTGACAATGCAAGTTCCGTGGAAGCAACCCCAAGTGCGATTCCTGGGCACCCTCTTCGTCCTGCTCCAAAAGGAATTAGCTCATAGTCTTGTCCCTTGAAATTAATATCGCTATTCAAGAATCTCTCAGGTATAAATTCTTCtgaattttcccatatttcaggATCTCTTGCAATTGCCCATGAGTTAACATGAATTATTGTTCCTGGCTGAATTTCATACCCGTCTAGTGTGGATTTTTCCATTGATACTCTTGGAACTAGGAGTGGAACCGGTGGATACAATCTAAATGTCTCTTTTATAACTGCTTTCAGATAAGGCATATTTTGGATATCATCTTCATTCACAATGCCTTTGTTTCCAATTGATTTTCTGATTTCTTCTTGAACTTTCTTCATGACTTTTGGATTCTTCATCAAAGCTGTCATTGCCCATACTATTGCAGCTGCACTAGTGTCTGATCCAGCAACTAATACATTCTACACAAAAAAAAGTGACGAGGAAAAGACAAAAATTATAAATTCATGGAAATTCTCAAGGCAACAATAAACACAATTGTGCTACTTATTACAGTAGAGTAAAGGTGGTAAAATCGATCTATATTTTAATAATCCACCCAACAAAGTTTAAACTAGCTCATTCATTGACTTGATGCAAGACATTAAATACGAAATGACCCATCAAGATATTGGGTTAGTGCAACCCGATGAGTCAAATTGCAGACCAACCTTAAATATAACAAAATCAAATTTGAAGTAATCACTATACAAAAAAATGAGTAATTGCAATTTGTTGGGGGAGGGGTGCTGTTTAGCCTCCTAAGCAATTAGTGGAGTCTAaaacctccacaaattacccttttttttttttttttttttttttgtagtggatATAGCTAATATTTAGATAAAAGAGCTGTCAGATCATTTTTAAAAACAAACAGAAAAAGAGAAGGGAGTTCGGGTAATGTTGGGGTTGAGTTACGACCGTCGTTTGAACTAGCTATCTTAACCCAACATATTTTTACTCGGGGGTGGGGAAAGGAGGGGCGGGGGCGGCCGTGCGAGTTCATGTGAAATAGGTAGATTTAAGACATGGAAATTACCATTAGAAGTCCTTTTATGTCCTCCAAAGTAAGATTAATTGGTGTTGATTTCTCTTTCTTCAATTGAAGCAAAAGATCAACAATATCTCCTTCCATGGATTTTGGCCTCTTAGGATTGAGATGCTGTTCAATCAGTTCTTCATAAAACTCATCCAAATCCTTGAAATTCCTCTCAAGTCTATCTGTCAGTCCAGTAAGTTTATCAATCCAActtaaagaaggaaaaaaatcaGACACAAAAAAGCTAGCCATCAAAGCTTGAGCTTCGGCCAGGAGATAATCAAATCTCTTTCTTTCATGTGCTTCTTCATCAAACCTGACACCAAAAGCAACTCTACAAATAATCGTACTAATTAGTGAAATCATTAAATTGCTCAAATTTATAATTTGTGAAATGGCAGCTTGTTGAGATATTTTTTTGATCATTCTTGATACTTCATCTTCACGAATTGGACTATATAATTGTACTTTCTTGAGACTAAATAGATGAAGCACAcaaatttttctcatttctctccAATAGTCATTATAAGGTGAAAAGACTATGTCACGACCGTTATAAGATAATTTTTGCTGGCCGAGAATAGGAGGTCTACTACAATATACTAAATCTTGTGTCTTGAGTACTTCTTTGGCTAATTCTTTTGAAGAAATTACAACCATTTGAGCTGAAGCAAGTTTCAATGAGAAGATTTTTCCATATTTCTTGGAAAGTTTCCAAAAATAGATATGAGGTGTTAAAGTGTCATATTGATGCAAATTTCCAATGAATGGTAGGCTAACAGGACCTGGTGGCAGTGTGTTTCTTCCTCCCGTTTTGGCTCTAGAAAGAAGGAAAATGAGAATGATAGGAAGGGCTGCAAAGAGTAGAAGAAAGAGCATCATTTTGTTTGTCTACTGGCCTAGTCACTTGATATGTCTTATAAACttttcccttctttttcttcAATTAAAGAGTATAGTAATTTTTATTCAACTGGGGTATGTTTGCTAtgaggaaaaatatttttcacgtaTGTAGTTTTCTTACTTTGTAGTGGTAAGTAAGCAGAAACTATTATCCAAATTATAACGTTTATATATAATTTAGGTAAATACCATGGTGTGGAGGGAGGGGTTGGGGTGGGATGGGGGCGGGGAGGGAGAGGGGCGGGAGTGAGGAGGAGACGATTAGTGTGGAATGCCACTTGTTTTTCCTACTCTCACAGGGAAAGTTATTTTCCTaatttttaagaaacttatttttctaagagaaatatttttcaaaacatcTTGACCTATCAAACAtgataaaattgaaaaataatatgaaaaatattttcctcaatTCTGAACACACCCAGACAGTGTAATAGTTGTCTGGTCACCTAAAATATAAGGGATAATCTCAAAGACTTCCTCTTAAATTTCGCTACGTAACTAAAACCAATCTTTTAGTTTAAGACATTACACTTATCTCGCTTATCTTGCTTCTTTTTTGATAACAAATCTCTTTATGTTAATGAGAAAATGCACCTGACTAATTTTCCCGACTAAAATACGTTTGTTTATTTACTAATACTTGATTATAGTTTGATATTTTGGGAGCGACTAGCGAGTTAGATTTTAAGTATAAAGTTGGAGAAGGTAGATACTTGATGCTTTTCAACCCATTCAAGAATTCAAATCTTTTACGTAATTCATTTTcatgttttgtttttcttgttggACCATtttatacgaaccatataataTAGTTACAAAATTGAACGATGAAAGTGAAGTGGGAACAAATATTAGTGAACTAATGGCAGTACCTATGACTCAAATCAAGTTTAATGCAACTTTCCCCCTCAAATCATGTTTGATTTTCTCGATTGCAACAAGAAATTTCCAATAacaaattaagttttttttttttttctggcttCGCATAAGGCTCATTTAAGGAGAAAGTGTTTTCTAACAAGATATTTTCATATTCAGGACTTGAACTCAACATCTCTAATTAAGATACGTAATTGTTGAAAATGACAACTGCTGTAAAGACATAGGTCATGAAAGTGAAAAATAATTGGTCTGGAAAATTAAGGCTTGAAAATAGACCTTTGTCCTCTAGCAATCAACAATTTACACGTTTTCTAGATATTTGTGTCACCCAAGAGTCCATTACATTCATTAAAGATGAAGCTTGAATCTTTAAAAACTTGTGGAAGCGAATCTACAATCAAAAC includes these proteins:
- the LOC132610555 gene encoding 6,7,8-trihydroxycoumarin synthase-like, producing MMLFLLLFAALPIILIFLLSRAKTGGRNTLPPGPVSLPFIGNLHQYDTLTPHIYFWKLSKKYGKIFSLKLASAQMVVISSKELAKEVLKTQDLVYCSRPPILGQQKLSYNGRDIVFSPYNDYWREMRKICVLHLFSLKKVQLYSPIREDEVSRMIKKISQQAAISQIINLSNLMISLISTIICRVAFGVRFDEEAHERKRFDYLLAEAQALMASFFVSDFFPSLSWIDKLTGLTDRLERNFKDLDEFYEELIEQHLNPKRPKSMEGDIVDLLLQLKKEKSTPINLTLEDIKGLLMNVLVAGSDTSAAAIVWAMTALMKNPKVMKKVQEEIRKSIGNKGIVNEDDIQNMPYLKAVIKETFRLYPPVPLLVPRVSMEKSTLDGYEIQPGTIIHVNSWAIARDPEIWENSEEFIPERFLNSDINFKGQDYELIPFGAGRRGCPGIALGVASTELALSNLLYAFDWELPRGMKKEDIDTNVRPGITMHKKNELFLIPKSYF